The genomic window TTGATGCGATTAGCCTTATTGACCCTGTAACCGGCAAGAAGGAGGAATCCATACAAAGATATGTGATATTTCCAGCAAAGCACTTCGTTGTAGGTGCCGACAGAATGGACCAGGCACTTAAGGACATCAGCGATGAGCTTGAAGATAGGATCAGAGAACTTAATTTCAATGGGAAATATGTGGAAGCCCAAAGATTGGAGCAGAGAACACGCTTTGACATAGAGATGCTTCAGGAAATGGGATATTGTCCTGGAATTGAAAACTATTCCATGCACTTATCCGGAAGAAACTGGGGAGATATGCCTTATTCATTGCTTAAATACTTCCCTGATGACTATTTGACAATCATTGACGAATCACATGTAACCGTTCCGCAGATTAGGGGAATGTACAATGGAGACAGGTCCAGAAAGGAAACCCTTGTAGAATACGGCTTCAGATTGCCTTCCGCAAAGGAAAACAGGCCATTGCGCTTTGATGAATTTGAAGCAATCCAAAATCAGGTACTTTATGTTTCAGCCACTCCAGGACCTTATGAAATGTCAAGAAGCCAGAATGTTGTAGAGCAAATCATTAGGCCAACAGGACTTGTAGACCCTAAAATCACTATCAGGCCTGTTCAGGGACAAGTTGAGGACCTGCTTGCTGAGGTCAGAAAGAAAGTGGCTAAGGACCAAAGGATTCTTGTAACAACCCTTACAAAAAGAATGGCTGAAGACTTGACAGACTACTATGCAAAAATAGGAATTAAGGTAAGGTATCTTCACTCAGAGATCGATACATTGGAGAGAGTGGAAATCATCGACGACTTAAGGCGCGGAGAGTTTGATGTCCTTGTAGGAGTAAACCTCCTAAGGGAAGGTCTTGACCTGCCTGAAGTGGGACTTGTAGCCATTTTAGATGCGGATAAGGAAGGATTCCTAAGGTCTGAAACCTCTCTCATCCAGACAATAGGAAGAGCTGCAAGGAACGTTGACGGCGAGGTTCTTATGTATGTGGACGAGATGACAGATTCCGTCAGAAATGCAGTGGACATTACAAACAAGAGAAGAAAGCTGCAAATGGCATACAATGAGAAGTACAACATAACCCCTCAATCCACTTACAGAACACTTAAGGACAAGAAGATGTCCACTAAGAAGACTCCTTCAAGGGATGACCTTAAAGGCATGCCTAAGGATGAGCTTAAGCTATTGATCAAGGACTTGGAAGCGGAAATGAAGGAAGCTGCAAATGACCTGGACTTTGAAAGGGCAGCTGTCCTAAGGGATCAAATAGTTGCCTTGAAAAGTATAAAAAGTTCTAAAAAGTACTAAAAAGAGTTAATAATATTGTTAAAAATAGTATAAAAATTAATAAAAATTAATAAAAAAGAGTTGTAGGAAATATCCTACGACTTAATTTCTTTTTTTTAAAGATTTGAAAATCTAATTCTCTTCTTTTTCCAATGCTTCTACGACAGTATGTCTGAATACAAGTACGGCATCATCTTCAGGATTCAATTCCAATGCATTGTCCAGACATTTCAAAGCATCTGAATAGTGATTCAATTGGCTTAGGACCATTCCCTTATACTTCCAATAAACCGGATTGTGAGGGTCTGCATTCACTGCCTTGTCAAAACAGGAATCTGCCTCATTGAAACGGTTGACGGCAAACAAGGTCAT from Methanobrevibacter sp. includes these protein-coding regions:
- the uvrB gene encoding excinuclease ABC subunit UvrB, with translation MKEFKLKSPYKPLGDQPQAIESLVDGIKKGLHEQTLLGVTGSGKTYTMANIIEKVQKPTLIISHNKTLAAQLYEEFKVFFPENAVEYFVSYYDYYQPEAYVPRTDTFIDKEASINEEIDIMRHSATQSLLSRDDVIVVSSVSCIYGIGSPEDYGEFAFSIAVGDIYDRSDILRKLIFMQYERNDIAFERGQFRVRGDVIEINPVHGTPPIRIELFGDEIDAISLIDPVTGKKEESIQRYVIFPAKHFVVGADRMDQALKDISDELEDRIRELNFNGKYVEAQRLEQRTRFDIEMLQEMGYCPGIENYSMHLSGRNWGDMPYSLLKYFPDDYLTIIDESHVTVPQIRGMYNGDRSRKETLVEYGFRLPSAKENRPLRFDEFEAIQNQVLYVSATPGPYEMSRSQNVVEQIIRPTGLVDPKITIRPVQGQVEDLLAEVRKKVAKDQRILVTTLTKRMAEDLTDYYAKIGIKVRYLHSEIDTLERVEIIDDLRRGEFDVLVGVNLLREGLDLPEVGLVAILDADKEGFLRSETSLIQTIGRAARNVDGEVLMYVDEMTDSVRNAVDITNKRRKLQMAYNEKYNITPQSTYRTLKDKKMSTKKTPSRDDLKGMPKDELKLLIKDLEAEMKEAANDLDFERAAVLRDQIVALKSIKSSKKY
- a CDS encoding tetratricopeptide repeat protein encodes the protein MKFDELMEKGNQLRKENKYEEALDAYQAALKVDKRRTEAWNMKASTLGLLNRTDEAIECFDKSLELDWDNEQTWFLKGMTLFAVNRFNEADSCFDKAVNADPHNPVYWKYKGMVLSQLNHYSDALKCLDNALELNPEDDAVLVFRHTVVEALEKEEN